In Sphingobacterium sp. SRCM116780, the genomic stretch GTATTGTCTACATCGGGCTGCAAATCAGGAGGTAATGTATATAGTACTAAGTTTTCAGTTGCTTGGCTTAATTGACATTTATTCCCCGCCCTTTCGAATAGTTGATTTTCTAATTTCATCTCAATTTGGATAAGTTGCAAACATACTGAATATTTATAATTCGGTATCTGAAAAATTATCATATAAAGATGAATAATAATAAAGAAAATCGAAATTGGAATATAATTTGTAATGAACTAAACAATATATTTGCATACTATTAATTATTAACTAGAATTAAACTAAAATCTTTTATTTATGAAATGGCAAGGTGGAAAACAAAGTGATAACTTTGAAGATAGAAGAGGGATGTCTGGTGGTCAGAAACTGACTTTAGGAGGTATAGGTGGAGTTATTGTATTGATTGTTGGTTTTTTAATGGGTGGTGATCCTGCTCAATTATTACAGCAAGCTCAAAATATGGGAGCAGGAACTGAACAAACTGGTGAACCTAGAGAAATTAGTGCTGAAGAACAACAATTGACAGATTTTTCAAGAACAGTTCTATCAAGTACAGAAGCTGTATGGACAAATCTGTTTACTCAACAATTGAATAAAAATTATACACCAACTACTTTAGTGGTTTATGATGGAGGTACTGAAACAAATGGATGCGGTTTGGGTAAAGCTTCGTATGGACCCTTTTATTGTCCAGGTGATCAAAAGATATATTTGGATTTAACCTTTAATCAGGAATTGACAACCAAATTTGGCGCTAAAGGGGAATTTGCTTTGGCATATGTGATCGCGCATGAAGTTGGACATCATATTCAGCAATTGGTTGGCTTGCTTCCTGAAACGAATGGGATGCGAGGTAAAATGAGCGAGGCTGAAAATAACAAGATATCGGTAATGACGGAGTTACAGGCGGATTTTTATGCTGGTGTTTGGGCACACCATGTGAATGAAATGTCAGACATAAAAATTGATTACAATGATATCATGGATGGAATGGCAGCAGCTGAAGCAGTAGGGGATGATAAATTGCAAACAGAAGCGCAAGGTTATGCGGTACCAGACTCATTTACACATGGCACCTCGGCGCAACGTAGAGCTTGGTTTAAGAAAGGTTATGATTCTGGTGATATGCGTACTGGAAATACCTTTAAAGATCCTAGCTTGCAATAGAGAGAGATTATTGCACTAATAGATTACAACCTCTTATATCACTTTGATCAAAGCGACCTAAGACTTCAAAAGATCCATCATCATAGATTTTGCCGAGGTCTTGGGTTGCAATAAACGAACATGAATAGCGATTAGCTAAGTCAATAACATTAATTGCTCCAGTTTTTTTGTTTTCGGCTAACGTCAATGGATCATTCGTTTCTCGGATTAATATCTTCATCCAATTCGGATGCCTGAATATACCATTGGCTTCAGAGTACCCTTGAGATAATAATTCTGTCATTCCATATTCAGAATGAATACCTGGAACATGGAAGCTATTACAAAGGAGTTCATGTATTTCTTCACGAACCATCTCTTTACGTTTT encodes the following:
- a CDS encoding neutral zinc metallopeptidase produces the protein MKWQGGKQSDNFEDRRGMSGGQKLTLGGIGGVIVLIVGFLMGGDPAQLLQQAQNMGAGTEQTGEPREISAEEQQLTDFSRTVLSSTEAVWTNLFTQQLNKNYTPTTLVVYDGGTETNGCGLGKASYGPFYCPGDQKIYLDLTFNQELTTKFGAKGEFALAYVIAHEVGHHIQQLVGLLPETNGMRGKMSEAENNKISVMTELQADFYAGVWAHHVNEMSDIKIDYNDIMDGMAAAEAVGDDKLQTEAQGYAVPDSFTHGTSAQRRAWFKKGYDSGDMRTGNTFKDPSLQ